From Ignavibacteriota bacterium, the proteins below share one genomic window:
- a CDS encoding T9SS type A sorting domain-containing protein — MKLRAGLLLAAVLCFAGTFTTSAQLRSDTLTIKQLQYVPDDSLNAGKQNSLYVGDTVTVTGIVIAAPRISPGGPLLFALGNANTMYIVDENGGAWSGLNVRASDSVASASTLLTAVDTGFVVRITGVVTQYFSTTQFEIGKIASWNADRQVEVLDTKPRRPEPTEIKITDLVNGDPKAFIPASQQWEGAYVVIKDASVGTVTKNTSTGRYTWTVTDGKGNSIGVYDQSVYFRGGSQGFDPNWAPPPAGTQLTYIRGVITSSGQGIVIAPIYPGDIVLGSFPPTIRGLKRDIGIPTSSQEVTVTATVETARPGGSIATAELEYGQGATSLGKVTMTWDATSKLATGKIPAQADGAVIWYTLKATDDKNESALYPAAGAKARPFFIVRNGATRIRDIQYTPYSDGAPGCLDATVSVRGTVVSAADSTSLSLVYIMDDTAPWSGIMVRGDAAIRALALGEDVTVSGKVAEGYSSATNGNTAIIDATVVTKHGTAAVPAPVNLTTGAFRSGVVTDGTPDAEQWEGMLVRFATLTVTARNADAPAGSNFGEFLVTDGSGDMRVDDFGSWKKVYTTDSSKTTLTLLKEGTRLASLTGIMFFNFGNYKLEPRNAGDFDGVTGISYTPASPARATLHASYPNPVAAGSVATLRFETAETGSASLALFDALGRRVVTLFEGETRPGQYSVPFNTASLAPGVYHYQLLAGSALLRGSLIIR, encoded by the coding sequence ATGAAACTTCGCGCCGGTCTTCTTCTCGCCGCGGTCCTGTGCTTCGCAGGTACGTTCACCACCTCTGCGCAGCTCCGTTCCGACACACTCACCATCAAACAGTTGCAGTACGTTCCCGACGATTCGCTCAATGCGGGCAAACAGAATTCGTTGTACGTCGGCGACACCGTCACCGTGACCGGCATCGTGATCGCCGCGCCGCGCATCAGCCCGGGCGGTCCGCTGCTTTTTGCTCTCGGCAACGCCAACACGATGTATATCGTCGATGAGAACGGCGGCGCATGGAGCGGCCTCAACGTGCGCGCGTCCGACTCCGTCGCCTCCGCAAGCACGCTGCTCACGGCCGTCGACACGGGCTTCGTGGTGCGCATCACGGGTGTTGTGACACAGTATTTCTCGACCACACAGTTCGAGATCGGCAAGATCGCCTCGTGGAATGCCGACCGCCAGGTGGAGGTGCTCGACACCAAACCGCGCCGTCCGGAACCGACAGAGATCAAGATCACGGACCTCGTCAACGGCGACCCGAAGGCCTTCATTCCCGCATCGCAGCAGTGGGAAGGCGCGTATGTGGTGATCAAGGACGCGAGCGTCGGAACGGTGACAAAAAACACCTCGACCGGACGCTACACGTGGACAGTCACCGACGGCAAGGGCAACTCGATCGGCGTGTACGATCAGAGCGTGTATTTCCGCGGTGGTTCACAGGGATTCGATCCGAACTGGGCACCGCCTCCCGCGGGCACACAGCTCACCTACATCCGCGGCGTCATCACCAGCTCCGGCCAGGGCATCGTCATCGCCCCGATCTATCCCGGCGACATCGTGCTCGGCAGTTTCCCGCCGACCATCCGTGGTCTGAAGCGCGACATCGGCATCCCGACCTCCTCGCAGGAAGTGACCGTCACGGCAACCGTCGAGACCGCGCGTCCGGGCGGCAGCATCGCCACGGCCGAACTCGAGTACGGCCAGGGCGCGACGAGTCTGGGCAAAGTAACGATGACATGGGACGCCACCAGCAAACTCGCGACGGGAAAGATTCCGGCGCAGGCCGACGGTGCGGTAATCTGGTACACCCTCAAAGCCACCGACGACAAGAATGAATCGGCGCTGTATCCCGCAGCCGGCGCGAAGGCGCGTCCGTTCTTCATCGTGCGCAACGGCGCGACCCGCATCCGCGACATCCAGTACACGCCGTACAGCGACGGCGCGCCGGGCTGTCTCGACGCCACCGTGAGCGTGCGCGGCACCGTCGTGTCGGCAGCCGACTCGACATCGCTCAGTCTCGTGTACATCATGGACGACACCGCCCCCTGGTCGGGCATCATGGTGCGCGGCGACGCGGCCATCCGCGCACTCGCGCTCGGCGAGGACGTGACCGTCAGCGGCAAGGTGGCCGAGGGCTACAGCAGCGCCACCAACGGCAACACCGCGATCATCGACGCGACAGTTGTGACCAAACACGGCACCGCGGCGGTGCCCGCACCCGTGAATCTCACGACCGGCGCCTTCCGCAGCGGCGTGGTGACCGACGGCACGCCGGACGCCGAACAGTGGGAAGGCATGCTTGTGCGCTTCGCGACGCTCACCGTCACCGCACGTAATGCCGACGCACCCGCCGGGAGCAACTTCGGCGAATTCCTCGTGACCGACGGCAGCGGCGACATGCGTGTGGACGATTTCGGTTCGTGGAAAAAAGTGTACACTACCGATTCCAGCAAGACCACGCTCACACTGTTGAAGGAAGGCACACGCCTTGCCTCGCTGACGGGCATCATGTTCTTCAACTTCGGCAACTACAAACTCGAGCCGCGCAACGCGGGCGATTTCGACGGCGTGACCGGCATCTCGTACACACCGGCCAGCCCCGCACGCGCCACATTACACGCGAGCTATCCGAATCCCGTCGCCGCCGGATCAGTCGCGACGCTGCGTTTCGAGACAGCGGAAACGGGCAGCGCCTCCCTTGCGCTGTTCGACGCGCTCGGCCGCCGCGTCGTCACACTGTTCGAGGGTGAGACGCGTCCGGGCCAGTACAGCGTGCCCTTCAACACCGCGTCGCTCGCGCCGGGCGTCTATCACTACCAGCTTCTCGCCGGTTCCGCGCTGCTGCGCGGATCGCTGATCATCCGCTGA
- a CDS encoding protein kinase, which yields MAEVWQAKEGDACVALKFFEPGKELDPVVLQLLATEFLSMTIKHPNVLMPQGAAMHNDMPYLRMPYMSRGSLRAYLRTRTAHKRIGEDQLVRVLGQMAAAVSFLHKNSFVHQDIAPENILFTDSGHLVLTDFGISRILHNMLGHDLGPNRIFHPAYASPERFVATSATSADDIFSIGAIIYEMCTGRPPWGDDGGAALLEDETAPSVPGEYSDDLIGIVESCLSLRPESRPVAADLERWAEEYPQRMRALQTKSHGAVHGSEHTRARAGRQAEQAQKPRTTSVAASEAVATGAAQTARENHTPAMEHGTRENASARVEQEEAARLAREADDRKSVIDSVRKAREEAELRLRQDLELQLKSEFNDRLQAVLSEVHTHVEKRVGEAERSAREAMARAERAENEMRAREANERRMRSEQQRQARDASVRNAALEAERRAREESEKVRRAEAERKARELSAKHTREEADRVARAEAEKQRRAEAERLAREEAERQAHAETERRRNEEKIRAEREAAVKQARVQEEERARAEAEKWAREEAERRRRLDEEHAARVQAERRARESEEKLERERELARVREDAEHRARAEAERTLREELEQSLLPVLQERARTEERAKAREEYEQRLREREEQWLREKTDILLRARQERAARDAESLRVMSELERRVAEAVALVFREETERVLLALQKHETEASDDVRRMVETRPVPPLLSESRPSA from the coding sequence ATGGCCGAGGTGTGGCAAGCGAAGGAGGGGGATGCCTGTGTCGCGTTGAAGTTTTTTGAACCCGGGAAAGAACTCGATCCCGTCGTGCTGCAGTTGCTCGCGACGGAATTCCTCTCGATGACCATCAAACATCCGAACGTGCTCATGCCCCAGGGGGCTGCGATGCACAACGATATGCCCTATCTGCGCATGCCGTACATGTCGCGTGGATCACTGCGGGCGTATCTCCGCACCCGGACTGCACACAAACGTATCGGCGAAGATCAGCTCGTGCGTGTGCTGGGCCAGATGGCGGCGGCCGTCTCGTTTCTGCATAAAAATTCCTTTGTGCATCAGGATATCGCGCCCGAGAACATCCTGTTTACTGACAGCGGACACCTGGTATTGACGGATTTCGGGATCAGCCGCATCCTGCACAACATGTTGGGACACGACCTGGGTCCGAACCGCATCTTCCATCCGGCCTACGCCTCGCCCGAGCGCTTTGTCGCCACGTCGGCCACCTCCGCCGACGACATCTTCTCGATAGGGGCCATCATCTATGAAATGTGCACGGGACGGCCGCCTTGGGGCGACGACGGCGGCGCGGCACTGCTCGAGGACGAGACGGCGCCCTCCGTGCCCGGCGAATATTCGGATGATCTTATCGGAATTGTGGAGTCCTGCCTCAGCCTGCGTCCCGAGAGCCGCCCCGTCGCGGCCGACCTCGAACGCTGGGCGGAGGAGTATCCGCAACGTATGCGCGCGCTTCAGACGAAGTCCCACGGTGCGGTGCACGGATCCGAACACACACGCGCGCGCGCGGGCAGGCAGGCGGAACAGGCGCAGAAGCCGCGCACGACCTCCGTGGCGGCGTCGGAAGCGGTAGCGACCGGCGCGGCGCAGACGGCACGCGAAAACCATACGCCTGCGATGGAACATGGCACCCGTGAAAACGCAAGCGCGCGAGTGGAACAGGAAGAGGCGGCGCGTCTCGCGCGGGAGGCCGACGACAGGAAGTCCGTGATCGATTCCGTCCGCAAGGCGCGAGAGGAGGCGGAACTGCGCCTGCGCCAGGATCTCGAGCTGCAGCTCAAATCGGAGTTCAACGACCGGCTTCAGGCGGTTCTGAGCGAAGTGCACACACATGTGGAAAAGCGCGTCGGGGAGGCGGAGCGCAGCGCGCGCGAGGCGATGGCGCGGGCGGAACGCGCGGAGAATGAGATGCGCGCGCGCGAGGCGAACGAGCGGCGCATGCGCAGCGAACAGCAGCGGCAGGCGCGGGATGCGTCCGTGCGCAATGCCGCGCTCGAGGCGGAGCGGCGCGCGCGGGAGGAGTCCGAGAAGGTTCGCCGCGCGGAGGCCGAACGAAAGGCGCGCGAACTGTCGGCAAAACACACGCGGGAAGAGGCGGACCGGGTTGCGCGCGCCGAGGCCGAAAAGCAGCGCCGCGCCGAGGCCGAACGACTCGCGCGCGAGGAAGCGGAACGACAGGCGCATGCGGAGACCGAACGCCGGCGGAACGAGGAGAAGATCCGCGCCGAGCGCGAGGCCGCCGTAAAGCAGGCGCGTGTGCAGGAGGAGGAACGCGCGCGGGCCGAGGCCGAGAAATGGGCGCGCGAGGAGGCCGAACGACGTCGACGGCTGGACGAGGAACATGCCGCACGGGTCCAAGCCGAACGGCGCGCCAGGGAATCCGAGGAAAAACTCGAGCGTGAACGCGAACTCGCACGCGTGCGCGAGGACGCGGAACATCGTGCCCGGGCCGAGGCGGAACGGACGCTGCGCGAGGAACTCGAACAGTCGCTGCTGCCGGTTTTGCAGGAGCGCGCGCGGACCGAGGAACGCGCGAAGGCACGCGAGGAGTATGAACAGCGCCTGCGCGAGCGGGAAGAGCAGTGGCTGCGGGAAAAAACCGACATCCTGCTGCGCGCGAGACAGGAACGCGCGGCCCGCGATGCCGAATCGCTGCGTGTAATGTCCGAACTTGAACGCCGCGTGGCGGAGGCGGTGGCGCTGGTGTTCCGTGAAGAAACTGAACGTGTGCTGCTTGCGCTGCAGAAACACGAAACCGAGGCGTCCGACGACGTACGCCGCATGGTCGAAACACGTCCTGTCCCGCCGCTATTGTCGGAGTCCCGGCCCTCCGCGTGA
- a CDS encoding protein kinase, translated as MDIKAGSLFANRFRLLERIPGGNRTQVWRVEDAKKSNAVFALKLFESDKELDPVIVQLLTNEFLSMSLKHTNLLMPASFAASGSVPYLVLPYMEKGSLRGQLQRSPAGGRVGEKQIVPFLAQIASGLAVLHKNNFVHQDIAPENIFLGEGGVFLLGDFGISRILHNTLSHEVGPNKIFHIAYASPERFISRSANPPDDIFSVGVVLVEMAMGKVPFDGQGGKPILEEQEPRKYLDLSFSDEFIEIVQSCLQRNPDKRPTAAELEKWALSFTPLSPEELRAARAEKARKEKEAEEAKARRAEEIKKQTELQRKSKEDVDRRIREAGEKKAAKSKPQKTLADYVPGAAADVAAEKEQRAREEAARSEQEQKAREEAERKLREATERAIREETEKKVRQETERALREEAERRAREEKERRAREEAERKAREESERQQRRAFEEQLKKELDSKLQEELSRIRSAAETQLQEAERLSQELAEQRARAEAERKHLAEEQQRLRDEAERKAREEAERQAREEAERQAREEAERHAREEAERQAREEAERRAREEAEQRAREEAERQAREEGERQAREEAERRAREDAERQAREDAERQAREEAERQAREEAERQAREEAERQAREEADRKAREEAERLAREEAERQAREEAERQAREEAERQAREEAERQAREDAERQERERAERRAREDAERAEREAAETRVQEEAARTAREAEERNEAQSAMRRAREELARLEKAEAERRAREAESMHVREEADRRLREETERRIREEMEKKLREEAEARARVEMEKRLHEETERLLRDEAERKAREEAERKAREEAERKAREETERAAREETERKAREEAERKAHEEAERKAREEAERWAREEAEKRVREEAEKKAREEAERLMREEIERRAREEAERIAREETERRLRAELEKRDAEERERRVREEAERRQREDEERRAGEEQARRLREEIEQSIRSELEQRFSAELSRVRNETEERALREAQQREKEHAELVAREAAEKERLAQEARRAKAEAERLARETERLAREETERARREEELRAAIAETEQRIREELEARLRDESLRRAKLEEVRSASPLATGALPEDLVASMQRDTARLREELEAQLRGEVQRELDVKLATLAPVEVPVHTNGHGHEPPGPPPPSGTDAGMQALLDQIQRSTAIVPGLPATTAPFAPAELHAMQAEEAAAKVEEPRRRKARSEAPNDEQRRERQTLLADDTPLPPSPFDSRNWQRGIKIAITLVTVAVIGFFLYGERDVLMDSRQVVRLGATADQRDLAEAIARAWLTERGVPAPRSATNDDGSLHLEGAGAADSVFAVDVLALADDAFYQTNGSDIDFLFAGGLSSGDARLVAATPELFDYQTVLGLDALAVVVHPAQKIDAIDAGQLTAIAKGDVRDWSDLRAKRGPVTLYLPERGTFTGQAIAALFPEWGDAAGTRVNGDAAVLDAVLAQPGAIGIVRIKDAARARILAVGGFGLEPVAPDPARVRLGLYPLAASLSAYRHTGARSETADRFQRFLAGDAVQELAAARGFIDLRLREVPDNGRAVKGAFADATRGARRLGADLRLRPGASDFDALARGDIERLAAYVRSHPGESILLFGFSDAMSAAETEKLASETLARKAAGRLKELGVDAAAAEGYGTLRAVARDDAAGGRDRNRRVEIWITRR; from the coding sequence ATGGATATCAAGGCGGGATCATTGTTCGCGAATCGTTTCCGGCTCCTCGAGAGGATCCCGGGAGGGAATCGCACGCAAGTCTGGCGCGTGGAGGACGCGAAAAAGAGCAATGCGGTGTTTGCGCTGAAGCTCTTCGAATCAGACAAGGAACTCGATCCGGTCATCGTGCAGCTTCTGACAAACGAATTTCTCTCGATGTCGCTGAAGCACACGAATCTGCTCATGCCCGCGAGTTTTGCCGCCTCCGGCAGTGTTCCGTATCTGGTTCTTCCCTATATGGAAAAAGGTTCGCTGCGAGGCCAGCTCCAGCGGTCGCCCGCGGGCGGCCGCGTGGGTGAAAAACAGATCGTACCCTTCCTTGCACAGATCGCCTCGGGACTCGCAGTCCTGCACAAAAACAACTTCGTGCATCAGGATATTGCGCCCGAAAATATTTTTCTCGGAGAGGGGGGCGTGTTCCTTCTCGGCGATTTTGGCATCAGCCGTATCCTGCACAACACGCTGTCGCATGAAGTGGGTCCGAACAAGATATTCCACATCGCATACGCCTCACCCGAGAGATTCATCTCGCGTTCCGCGAATCCGCCCGACGACATTTTCTCCGTCGGTGTGGTGCTGGTGGAGATGGCGATGGGCAAGGTGCCTTTCGACGGACAGGGCGGCAAACCGATTCTCGAGGAGCAGGAGCCGCGGAAGTACCTCGATCTGAGCTTTTCGGATGAGTTTATCGAGATTGTGCAGTCGTGTCTGCAACGTAATCCCGACAAGCGTCCCACCGCGGCGGAACTCGAGAAGTGGGCGTTGTCGTTCACGCCACTGAGTCCGGAGGAACTACGTGCCGCGCGCGCGGAGAAGGCGCGGAAGGAGAAGGAGGCCGAGGAAGCCAAGGCCCGTCGCGCGGAGGAAATCAAGAAACAGACCGAATTGCAGCGCAAGTCGAAGGAGGATGTCGACAGGCGCATACGCGAGGCGGGCGAGAAAAAGGCCGCGAAGTCAAAGCCGCAGAAGACGCTGGCGGACTACGTTCCAGGGGCCGCGGCGGACGTCGCCGCCGAGAAGGAACAGCGCGCGCGCGAGGAAGCCGCCCGGAGCGAGCAGGAACAGAAGGCGCGCGAGGAGGCCGAGCGCAAGCTCCGCGAAGCGACTGAACGCGCGATACGCGAGGAGACCGAGAAGAAGGTCCGCCAGGAAACGGAACGCGCCCTGCGCGAGGAGGCCGAACGCCGCGCGCGCGAGGAGAAGGAACGGCGGGCACGCGAGGAGGCCGAACGCAAGGCACGGGAGGAATCGGAACGGCAGCAGCGCCGCGCGTTTGAAGAGCAGTTGAAGAAGGAACTCGACTCGAAGCTGCAGGAGGAACTCTCGCGCATTCGCAGCGCCGCCGAAACGCAACTGCAGGAAGCGGAGCGTCTTTCGCAGGAACTCGCGGAACAGCGCGCACGCGCCGAGGCGGAACGCAAACACCTCGCGGAAGAACAGCAGCGCCTGCGCGACGAGGCCGAACGCAAAGCCCGCGAAGAAGCGGAACGACAGGCCCGCGAAGAAGCGGAACGACAGGCCCGCGAAGAAGCGGAACGTCACGCACGTGAAGAAGCGGAACGCCAGGCCCGCGAAGAAGCGGAACGACGGGCGCGTGAAGAAGCGGAACAACGGGCGCGCGAAGAAGCGGAACGACAGGCGCGCGAAGAGGGTGAACGACAAGCGCGCGAAGAGGCCGAACGACGGGCGCGCGAAGATGCGGAACGCCAGGCGCGCGAAGATGCGGAACGCCAGGCGCGCGAAGAAGCGGAACGTCAAGCGCGTGAAGAAGCGGAACGTCAAGCGCGTGAAGAAGCGGAACGCCAGGCGCGCGAAGAAGCGGATCGCAAGGCGCGTGAAGAAGCGGAACGACTAGCGCGCGAAGAAGCGGAACGCCAGGCGCGCGAAGAAGCGGAACGACAGGCGCGCGAAGAGGCCGAACGACAAGCGCGCGAAGAAGCGGAACGACAAGCGCGCGAAGACGCCGAGCGTCAAGAGCGGGAACGTGCTGAACGGCGGGCACGTGAGGACGCCGAGCGTGCGGAGCGTGAGGCCGCGGAGACGCGTGTGCAGGAAGAAGCGGCACGCACGGCAAGGGAAGCGGAAGAACGCAACGAGGCCCAGTCGGCCATGCGCCGGGCGCGCGAGGAACTGGCGCGCCTGGAAAAGGCGGAGGCGGAACGACGCGCACGGGAGGCCGAGTCCATGCACGTTCGCGAGGAAGCCGACAGGCGCCTGCGTGAAGAGACGGAACGTCGTATTCGTGAAGAGATGGAGAAGAAACTCCGCGAGGAAGCGGAGGCGCGCGCGCGGGTGGAAATGGAAAAACGTCTGCACGAGGAGACGGAACGCCTGCTCCGCGACGAGGCCGAACGCAAAGCGCGTGAAGAGGCCGAACGCAAAGCGCGTGAAGAAGCCGAGCGCAAGGCGCGCGAAGAAACCGAACGCGCGGCACGCGAAGAAACCGAACGCAAGGCGCGTGAAGAAGCCGAACGCAAGGCGCATGAAGAAGCCGAGCGCAAGGCGCGCGAAGAGGCCGAGCGGTGGGCGCGTGAGGAAGCCGAGAAACGTGTGCGCGAAGAGGCCGAGAAGAAGGCAAGAGAGGAAGCCGAGCGGCTCATGCGCGAGGAAATTGAACGCCGCGCGCGTGAGGAGGCCGAGAGAATTGCGCGGGAGGAGACGGAACGCCGGCTGCGCGCGGAATTGGAAAAACGTGACGCGGAGGAGCGTGAACGGCGCGTCCGCGAGGAGGCCGAAAGGCGGCAACGCGAGGACGAGGAACGCCGCGCGGGCGAGGAGCAGGCGCGACGTCTCCGCGAGGAGATCGAGCAATCGATCCGGTCGGAACTGGAACAGCGCTTCTCGGCGGAACTGAGCCGCGTGCGCAACGAGACCGAGGAGCGGGCCCTGCGCGAGGCACAGCAGCGCGAGAAGGAACATGCGGAACTCGTCGCGCGTGAAGCGGCGGAGAAGGAACGTCTTGCGCAGGAGGCCCGGCGGGCCAAGGCCGAGGCGGAACGCCTGGCGCGCGAAACCGAACGTCTTGCGCGGGAGGAGACCGAACGTGCGCGGCGGGAGGAGGAATTGCGGGCGGCTATCGCGGAGACCGAACAGCGCATTCGCGAGGAACTCGAGGCCCGGCTGCGCGACGAATCCCTGCGCCGCGCGAAACTCGAGGAGGTCCGCTCGGCCTCGCCTCTCGCAACAGGCGCGCTGCCCGAGGATCTGGTCGCCTCCATGCAGCGCGACACGGCGCGGCTGCGCGAGGAATTGGAGGCGCAGCTCCGCGGCGAGGTGCAGCGCGAACTCGATGTGAAACTCGCCACACTCGCGCCGGTCGAGGTGCCCGTCCATACAAACGGACATGGTCACGAACCTCCGGGTCCGCCGCCACCGTCAGGGACGGATGCCGGCATGCAGGCGCTGCTCGACCAGATACAGCGGTCCACCGCGATTGTACCCGGACTGCCCGCGACCACGGCGCCCTTTGCTCCGGCCGAACTGCACGCGATGCAGGCGGAAGAAGCGGCTGCGAAGGTCGAAGAGCCGCGACGCAGGAAGGCGCGCAGCGAGGCGCCGAACGACGAACAGCGACGCGAGCGCCAGACGCTGCTTGCCGACGACACGCCGCTTCCGCCCAGCCCCTTCGACTCGCGGAACTGGCAGCGCGGTATCAAGATCGCCATCACGCTGGTGACCGTGGCCGTCATCGGATTTTTCTTGTACGGCGAACGCGATGTGTTGATGGATTCGAGACAGGTCGTGCGCCTCGGCGCCACCGCCGATCAGCGCGACCTCGCGGAAGCCATCGCCCGCGCGTGGCTGACGGAACGCGGAGTGCCTGCCCCGCGGTCGGCGACAAACGACGACGGCTCGCTGCATCTGGAAGGCGCGGGCGCGGCCGACTCGGTGTTTGCCGTCGATGTGCTCGCGCTGGCGGACGATGCATTTTATCAGACAAACGGATCCGATATCGACTTCCTGTTTGCGGGCGGACTCTCGTCCGGCGACGCGCGGCTGGTCGCGGCCACGCCGGAACTGTTCGACTACCAGACCGTACTCGGACTCGATGCCCTTGCCGTTGTGGTGCATCCCGCACAGAAGATCGACGCCATCGACGCCGGACAATTAACCGCCATCGCAAAGGGCGATGTGCGGGACTGGTCAGATCTCCGCGCGAAGCGCGGCCCTGTGACACTCTATCTGCCGGAGCGCGGCACATTCACCGGCCAGGCCATCGCGGCGCTGTTCCCCGAGTGGGGTGATGCCGCGGGCACACGTGTGAATGGCGACGCCGCGGTGCTCGATGCGGTGCTTGCGCAGCCGGGAGCCATCGGTATCGTCCGTATCAAGGATGCCGCGCGCGCCAGGATCCTCGCCGTCGGCGGCTTTGGTTTGGAGCCGGTCGCTCCCGATCCGGCACGTGTGCGGCTCGGACTCTATCCGCTCGCCGCCTCGCTCAGCGCGTACAGGCATACGGGTGCGCGTTCCGAGACCGCCGATCGGTTCCAGCGTTTCCTCGCGGGTGACGCGGTGCAGGAACTGGCCGCGGCGAGAGGTTTCATCGATCTGCGTCTGCGCGAAGTGCCGGACAACGGCCGCGCCGTGAAGGGCGCCTTCGCGGATGCGACACGTGGCGCGCGGCGGCTTGGAGCCGATCTGCGCCTGCGTCCCGGCGCGTCGGATTTCGACGCGCTGGCGCGCGGCGACATCGAGCGCCTTGCGGCCTACGTCCGGTCGCATCCCGGTGAATCGATTCTGCTCTTCGGATTCTCCGACGCGATGAGCGCGGCGGAGACGGAAAAGCTCGCCTCGGAGACGCTTGCCCGGAAAGCCGCGGGCCGTCTGAAGGAACTCGGCGTGGACGCCGCAGCCGCCGAGGGATACGGAACGTTGCGCGCTGTGGCGCGGGACGACGCGGCGGGCGGCCGCGACCGCAACAGACGGGTCGAGATCTGGATCACGCGCCGCTGA
- the gdhA gene encoding NADP-specific glutamate dehydrogenase codes for MSTFVNDFMAEVRAKNPNEAEFHQAVQEVVESLVPVLDQHPEYRKAKIIDRMVEPERQIMFRVPWVADNGEVRVNRGYRIEFNSAIGPYKGGLRFHPSVTLSILKFLGFEQIFKNSLTTLPMGGGKGGSDFDPKFKSKNEIMRFCQSFMTELYRHIGANTDVPAGDIGVGGQEIGFMFGQYKRIRNVYEGVLTGKGITWGGSLIRPEATGFGVVYFADEMLKSQGKSFEGKTVAVSGFGNVAWGAAIKAGELGAKVVTLSGPDGYIFDPDGVKGEKIDYMLELRASNQDIVQPYAERFGVEFVAGKRPWEVKCDIALPCATQNELDENDARTLLANGCYCVCEGANMPTTPDGAKVFLDAGILYGPAKAANAGGVATSGLEMTQNSIRMTWSAEEVDRHLHQIMINIHKACIDAAARYGTPGNYVNGANIAGFVKVADAMMAQGIV; via the coding sequence ATGTCGACCTTTGTCAATGACTTCATGGCCGAAGTCAGAGCGAAAAACCCGAACGAAGCGGAATTCCACCAGGCAGTTCAGGAAGTCGTCGAATCCTTGGTCCCCGTATTGGACCAGCACCCCGAGTACCGCAAAGCGAAGATCATCGATCGAATGGTCGAGCCCGAGCGTCAGATCATGTTTCGAGTGCCCTGGGTGGCCGACAACGGCGAAGTACGCGTCAATCGCGGCTACCGCATCGAATTCAACAGCGCCATCGGTCCGTACAAAGGCGGTCTGCGTTTCCACCCGAGTGTTACGCTCAGCATTCTGAAATTCCTCGGCTTCGAGCAGATCTTCAAGAACAGTCTCACGACGCTTCCTATGGGCGGCGGCAAGGGCGGTTCGGATTTTGATCCGAAGTTCAAATCGAAAAATGAAATCATGCGTTTCTGTCAGAGCTTCATGACCGAGCTCTACCGTCACATCGGCGCAAACACCGACGTGCCCGCGGGCGACATCGGTGTGGGCGGCCAGGAAATCGGCTTCATGTTCGGGCAGTACAAGCGCATCCGCAACGTGTACGAAGGCGTGTTGACCGGCAAGGGCATCACGTGGGGCGGCAGCCTCATCCGTCCGGAAGCGACCGGTTTCGGCGTTGTGTACTTCGCCGACGAAATGCTGAAGTCGCAGGGCAAGTCGTTCGAAGGCAAAACGGTCGCGGTCTCCGGTTTCGGCAACGTGGCCTGGGGCGCGGCGATCAAGGCCGGCGAACTCGGCGCGAAGGTCGTGACCCTCTCCGGTCCCGACGGCTACATCTTCGATCCCGACGGAGTGAAGGGCGAGAAGATCGACTACATGCTCGAACTGCGCGCGTCAAATCAGGACATCGTGCAGCCGTACGCCGAGCGTTTCGGTGTGGAATTTGTCGCCGGCAAGCGTCCGTGGGAAGTGAAATGCGACATCGCACTCCCCTGCGCCACGCAGAACGAACTCGATGAGAACGATGCCAGGACGCTTCTTGCAAACGGCTGCTACTGCGTGTGTGAAGGCGCGAACATGCCCACCACACCCGACGGCGCGAAGGTGTTCCTGGATGCCGGCATTCTGTACGGTCCGGCGAAGGCGGCAAACGCGGGCGGTGTTGCGACCTCGGGTCTCGAGATGACGCAGAACTCCATCCGCATGACCTGGTCGGCGGAAGAAGTGGACCGTCACCTGCACCAGATCATGATCAACATCCACAAGGCCTGCATCGACGCAGCAGCGCGATACGGCACGCCGGGCAACTACGTGAACGGCGCGAACATCGCGGGCTTCGTGAAGGTTGCCGACGCCATGATGGCGCAGGGCATCGTGTAA